Proteins co-encoded in one Synechococcus elongatus PCC 6301 genomic window:
- a CDS encoding chromophore lyase CpcT/CpeT, protein MTHATDVLTLARWLAADFSNQAQAFENPPFFAHIRVCMRPLALEVLDGLSLYVEQAYDLDVNQPYRARVLKLVPAGDHIEIENFRVIDGEDLFGASRDRDRLAKLTRDRLEKLPGCTLITHWTGNGFKGVVEPGKGCIVERKGQATYLESEFEIDDEKMISLDRGRHPETDEQVWGSVAGPFHFLRWHSFADEVPTP, encoded by the coding sequence ATGACCCACGCCACCGACGTGCTGACGCTAGCCCGCTGGCTGGCTGCCGACTTCAGCAATCAAGCCCAAGCCTTCGAAAATCCGCCTTTCTTCGCCCATATCCGTGTCTGTATGCGGCCGCTGGCGCTGGAGGTTCTGGATGGCCTCAGCCTCTACGTGGAGCAAGCCTACGACCTCGACGTCAATCAGCCCTATCGCGCCCGTGTCTTGAAATTGGTACCTGCGGGCGACCACATCGAAATTGAGAACTTCCGGGTCATTGATGGCGAGGACTTGTTTGGGGCGTCCCGCGATCGCGATCGCCTGGCCAAATTGACACGCGATCGCCTCGAGAAACTACCGGGCTGCACCCTCATCACCCATTGGACGGGGAATGGCTTCAAAGGCGTCGTAGAACCCGGCAAGGGCTGCATTGTTGAGCGCAAGGGCCAGGCGACTTATCTCGAAAGCGAATTTGAAATCGACGACGAGAAGATGATCAGCCTCGATCGCGGCCGTCATCCTGAAACCGATGAACAGGTTTGGGGATCGGTGGCGGGGCCATTTCACTTCCTGCGCTGGCACAGTTTTGCCGACGAAGTGCCCACCCCGTAA
- a CDS encoding MBL fold metallo-hydrolase yields the protein MEVCYYGANSWLVQWAGLRLLIDPWLVGPLSFGNQAWFFEARHKNQWTIPEAIDALILSQGLPDHAHVPTLEQLDRSIPVFASPAAAKVARKLGFSQVTVLSPGESVTIGNLELQATKGAPVPQVENGYLLRDRQSGQSLYYEPHGFHDPSVTGPVTAAIAPIESLDLPLAGPIIQGAKTALELAQRLQLQVLLPTATGGDIESKGILNKIIRGSGSQAELEAQLSAAGLKTSIFKPSLGELQPLPVG from the coding sequence ATGGAAGTCTGTTATTACGGTGCCAACAGCTGGCTAGTGCAATGGGCGGGTCTGCGCCTGCTGATTGATCCGTGGTTGGTGGGGCCGCTCAGCTTTGGTAATCAGGCGTGGTTTTTTGAAGCTCGCCACAAGAACCAGTGGACGATTCCTGAGGCGATCGATGCTCTGATTTTGTCCCAAGGTCTGCCGGATCATGCCCATGTGCCGACCCTAGAACAGCTCGATCGCAGCATTCCTGTCTTTGCGTCACCCGCAGCGGCCAAAGTCGCTCGCAAGCTGGGCTTTAGCCAAGTCACGGTGCTGAGTCCGGGTGAGAGCGTCACGATCGGCAATCTAGAACTACAAGCCACCAAGGGCGCACCCGTCCCGCAAGTCGAAAACGGCTACCTACTTCGCGATCGCCAGTCGGGACAAAGCCTCTACTACGAGCCGCACGGTTTTCATGACCCTAGCGTGACTGGCCCTGTGACTGCTGCGATCGCCCCAATCGAAAGCCTAGACTTGCCGCTGGCAGGGCCGATCATCCAAGGCGCCAAAACAGCTCTGGAATTAGCACAACGGCTGCAACTCCAAGTCCTATTGCCAACGGCTACGGGCGGCGATATCGAGTCCAAAGGCATTCTCAACAAGATCATTCGCGGCTCCGGCAGTCAGGCGGAACTGGAAGCGCAACTCAGCGCCGCAGGGCTAAAAACCAGCATCTTCAAACCCAGCTTGGGTGAGTTGCAACCGCTGCCGGTGGGCTGA
- a CDS encoding PspA/IM30 family protein produces MGLFDRISRVVRANMNDMVSKAEDPEKILEQALMDMQEDLIQLRQAVATAIAGQKRIEQQMNQAQTQAASWQQRAQLALQKGQEDLARQALSRKKTFNETAVALKTQLDQQAGQVDTLKRNLVALEGKIAEAKTKKDMLKARAQAAKAQEQLQSAVGRLSTNTSMAAFERMEEKVLSMEAKAQASAELAGTDLESQFVSLEAGGDVEDELAAMKAQLAGAPTATTALPPGAATPVSVSQPSTVDAELEALKRELDGL; encoded by the coding sequence ATGGGACTTTTCGACCGCATCAGCCGTGTTGTCCGAGCCAACATGAATGACATGGTCAGCAAGGCTGAGGATCCTGAAAAGATTCTCGAGCAAGCCTTGATGGACATGCAGGAGGATCTGATTCAACTGCGGCAAGCCGTCGCGACCGCGATCGCAGGTCAAAAGCGCATCGAGCAGCAGATGAATCAAGCACAGACCCAAGCCGCCAGCTGGCAGCAGCGCGCTCAACTCGCTCTGCAAAAAGGCCAAGAAGATCTGGCGCGTCAAGCGCTGAGCCGCAAGAAAACCTTCAATGAAACGGCCGTTGCCCTGAAGACTCAGCTGGATCAACAGGCTGGACAAGTCGACACCCTCAAGCGCAACTTGGTAGCGCTCGAAGGCAAAATTGCCGAGGCCAAAACCAAGAAAGACATGCTCAAGGCGCGGGCTCAAGCGGCCAAGGCCCAAGAGCAACTGCAAAGTGCTGTTGGTCGCCTGAGCACCAATACCTCCATGGCTGCTTTTGAGCGGATGGAAGAGAAAGTTCTGAGCATGGAGGCGAAAGCTCAAGCCTCGGCTGAACTAGCAGGCACCGACCTCGAAAGTCAGTTTGTATCGCTGGAAGCAGGCGGCGATGTGGAAGATGAACTCGCAGCAATGAAAGCCCAACTGGCGGGTGCACCCACAGCGACTACGGCATTGCCCCCGGGTGCCGCAACTCCCGTCAGCGTTTCTCAGCCCAGCACAGTTGATGCAGAACTAGAAGCCCTGAAGCGCGAACTCGACGGACTCTAG
- a CDS encoding allophycocyanin alpha chain-like protein, giving the protein MPLSDRARQLLPQARLTTFQAWQTEIPAELLTRFQAAEEEQRFLTDADLVAIALACLPNANPTAARFLRDDADELIAIARADLLDRFPGITELGGALYPEARSQSCWRDCWQFLRCLSYGVAAGRADYATPAGFEALAVVYEELEVPIAAMQQAIETLLGVALKRFPPEVQAQLQPCFDTLQTGIQAIVASSNPT; this is encoded by the coding sequence GTGCCCCTCAGCGATCGCGCCCGCCAACTGTTGCCCCAAGCTCGCCTGACGACTTTTCAGGCATGGCAGACCGAGATTCCGGCGGAACTGCTGACGCGCTTCCAAGCGGCTGAGGAGGAGCAGCGCTTTTTGACCGATGCGGATTTGGTCGCGATCGCTTTAGCCTGCCTCCCTAATGCCAACCCGACGGCAGCCCGGTTTCTGCGCGATGATGCCGACGAATTAATCGCGATCGCCCGTGCTGATTTGCTCGATCGCTTTCCCGGCATTACCGAACTGGGTGGGGCGCTCTACCCCGAGGCGCGATCGCAGTCTTGCTGGCGCGATTGTTGGCAGTTTTTGCGTTGTCTCAGTTACGGGGTTGCAGCAGGACGGGCCGACTACGCCACGCCTGCGGGCTTTGAAGCTTTAGCCGTCGTTTACGAAGAATTGGAAGTGCCGATCGCAGCCATGCAACAGGCGATCGAAACCTTATTAGGCGTTGCCTTAAAAAGATTTCCACCAGAAGTGCAGGCCCAACTCCAGCCCTGTTTTGACACGCTCCAAACCGGGATTCAGGCGATCGTAGCCAGTTCTAATCCGACCTGA
- the ruvC gene encoding crossover junction endodeoxyribonuclease RuvC has translation MGQRILGLDPGLAIVGFGALLCPDSRQGSLELLDFGVISTPAGAEIGDRLETIYQDLHQLIDLVQPDAVAVEKLFFYRMGNTIAVAQARGVLMLVLRQRRLPYCEFTPAQVKQALTGYGNAPKLAVQQAVQRELQLDAIPRPDDAADAVALALTAWFQQLA, from the coding sequence GTGGGTCAGCGCATTCTTGGGCTCGATCCGGGGTTGGCGATCGTGGGGTTCGGAGCGCTGCTCTGCCCTGACTCACGCCAAGGCAGTCTGGAACTACTGGACTTCGGCGTCATTTCAACGCCGGCTGGCGCAGAGATTGGCGATCGCCTCGAAACGATCTATCAGGATCTGCATCAGCTCATTGATCTGGTGCAGCCGGATGCAGTCGCCGTCGAAAAGCTGTTCTTCTACCGCATGGGCAACACGATCGCGGTTGCACAAGCCCGAGGAGTGCTGATGTTGGTTTTACGGCAGCGCCGCTTGCCTTACTGTGAGTTCACGCCAGCCCAGGTCAAACAAGCCCTTACGGGTTATGGTAATGCCCCCAAGTTAGCCGTCCAACAAGCGGTTCAACGGGAATTACAGCTAGACGCAATTCCGCGTCCTGATGACGCGGCCGATGCCGTGGCGCTCGCCTTGACCGCTTGGTTTCAGCAACTGGCCTAG
- the pdxA gene encoding 4-hydroxythreonine-4-phosphate dehydrogenase PdxA, whose protein sequence is MLSPSLSPLQVAISLGDPAGIGPEVALKALAIAQSQGLLQHTEITLVGSPLCWQTCYQNLRSRTEVADPADFAQRTTADPPTDIQTGEITAESGEVSFRALESAIAGTLEGQFEAIVTAPIAKAAWQLAGHGYPGQTEVLAEAAQVSRSGMLFVARSPQTGWELRTLLATTHIPLRDVPHVLSPELLTQKLSLLIDCLRQDFGIDRPTIAIAGLNPHSGEQGRLGREEQDWLIPWLASMRDRFPQVQLQGPQPPDTLWLSAGQAWQRAGVAAPDAYLALYHDQGLIPVKLLAFDRAVNTTIGLPFVRTSPDHGTAFDIAGQGMARPESFLAALELAIALAHNRRQRALQLETV, encoded by the coding sequence ATGCTTTCGCCGTCACTTTCACCGCTGCAGGTGGCTATCAGCTTGGGGGATCCTGCCGGGATTGGTCCCGAAGTGGCGCTCAAAGCGCTGGCGATCGCCCAGTCTCAAGGCCTTCTTCAGCATACCGAGATCACCTTGGTCGGTAGTCCGCTCTGCTGGCAGACCTGTTATCAAAATCTGCGATCGCGGACTGAGGTAGCAGATCCTGCTGACTTTGCTCAACGGACGACGGCAGATCCTCCAACGGACATTCAGACTGGCGAGATCACAGCCGAGAGCGGCGAAGTCAGCTTTCGAGCGTTGGAAAGCGCGATCGCAGGGACGCTAGAAGGACAGTTTGAAGCGATCGTTACGGCGCCCATCGCCAAGGCAGCTTGGCAACTGGCGGGGCATGGCTATCCGGGGCAAACAGAGGTGCTGGCTGAGGCTGCTCAAGTCTCGCGATCAGGGATGTTGTTTGTGGCGCGATCGCCCCAGACGGGCTGGGAACTCCGCACCCTGTTGGCGACAACGCATATTCCGCTGCGGGACGTCCCTCATGTCCTTAGCCCCGAGTTGCTGACCCAGAAACTCAGCCTCTTGATCGACTGTCTGCGGCAGGATTTCGGGATTGATCGACCGACGATCGCGATCGCAGGACTCAATCCCCACAGCGGCGAGCAAGGCCGCCTCGGACGTGAGGAACAGGATTGGCTAATCCCGTGGCTAGCATCGATGCGCGATCGCTTTCCGCAAGTCCAGCTACAGGGGCCCCAACCGCCCGATACGCTCTGGCTTTCAGCGGGGCAGGCTTGGCAGCGAGCGGGCGTGGCTGCGCCGGATGCTTATCTGGCGCTCTATCACGACCAAGGTTTGATCCCTGTAAAGCTGTTAGCCTTCGATCGCGCAGTTAATACGACGATTGGCTTGCCGTTTGTGCGGACTTCGCCGGATCACGGCACGGCTTTCGATATCGCGGGTCAAGGCATGGCGCGACCTGAGAGTTTTCTGGCGGCGCTGGAATTAGCGATCGCCCTCGCGCACAATCGTCGTCAGCGTGCTCTTCAACTGGAAACGGTGTGA
- a CDS encoding DciA family protein, which produces MQPRSLEQLLRQLQQDPRWQQDRTLRQIQQRWSGLVGPAIAAQAEPVAIQRQTLQVAVSSGAWAQTLSFERLRLLQRLRQELKIKPQEIKDIRFSTAYRDRRTVTAPLESDRQRQSWQAHPCRWGETLNPAIASDPLQRRRDLSRRLPRCPRCGIPTPPGELQRWRCCALCIRQQWSSPTG; this is translated from the coding sequence ATGCAACCCCGATCGCTCGAACAGCTGCTCCGGCAGTTACAGCAAGATCCGCGCTGGCAGCAAGATCGCACCCTGCGCCAAATTCAACAGCGCTGGTCTGGTCTGGTGGGGCCGGCGATCGCTGCACAAGCTGAACCTGTCGCAATTCAGCGGCAAACCCTGCAAGTTGCCGTGAGTTCAGGGGCTTGGGCTCAAACCCTCAGCTTTGAACGCCTCCGGCTGCTGCAGCGCCTGCGTCAGGAATTGAAGATTAAACCGCAGGAAATTAAGGACATCCGCTTTTCAACGGCCTATCGTGATCGCCGCACAGTGACGGCCCCCCTCGAATCCGATCGCCAGCGGCAATCCTGGCAAGCTCATCCCTGCCGCTGGGGCGAGACGCTGAACCCAGCGATCGCCAGTGATCCACTGCAGCGACGCCGAGACCTCAGCCGTCGCTTACCACGCTGTCCACGCTGTGGCATTCCCACCCCACCGGGAGAATTGCAACGCTGGCGCTGCTGTGCACTCTGCATTCGCCAACAGTGGTCGTCCCCCACGGGCTAG
- a CDS encoding 16S rRNA (uracil(1498)-N(3))-methyltransferase, whose product MARELRRLWLPPEQLQGDRWSLTADQRHYLQRVLRLKPGDRCAVIDGQGGLWTAELGDRDQLFPVGAVPVLPPAQPRLTLIQSLPKQGFDEVIRQATELGVTTIQPVISDRSQVRPEAQKTDRWRKIAIEASEQSERLYLPQLEPIRLWSEAIAQIPADSLRCICLARRSLPNLLPWLQAQPAWTDLAIAIGPEGGWSDAEIEQAIAVGWTPVSLGSSILRAVTAPIVALSLAQAVAATRSLD is encoded by the coding sequence ATGGCGCGGGAACTGCGACGGCTCTGGCTGCCACCCGAACAATTGCAGGGCGATCGCTGGTCGTTAACGGCGGATCAACGTCATTACTTGCAGCGGGTTTTGCGCCTCAAACCAGGCGATCGCTGTGCCGTGATCGACGGGCAAGGCGGCTTGTGGACGGCAGAATTGGGCGATCGCGATCAGCTTTTCCCCGTAGGAGCTGTGCCAGTCCTGCCGCCTGCTCAACCAAGACTGACGCTGATCCAATCCCTGCCTAAACAGGGCTTCGATGAGGTGATTCGTCAGGCAACCGAGTTGGGCGTGACCACGATTCAGCCGGTGATTAGCGATCGCAGTCAGGTGCGACCAGAAGCGCAGAAAACTGATCGCTGGCGCAAGATTGCGATCGAGGCCAGCGAACAATCAGAACGCCTCTACCTCCCGCAGCTTGAACCGATCCGTTTGTGGTCAGAAGCGATCGCTCAAATCCCCGCAGATTCACTGCGCTGTATCTGCTTGGCACGGCGATCGCTGCCAAACTTACTGCCTTGGCTGCAAGCCCAACCGGCTTGGACGGATCTCGCGATCGCAATTGGTCCCGAAGGCGGCTGGAGTGACGCCGAGATTGAGCAAGCGATCGCTGTCGGATGGACGCCGGTTTCCCTTGGGTCATCAATTTTGCGAGCGGTGACCGCGCCGATTGTGGCCCTCAGCCTGGCTCAGGCCGTCGCTGCAACGCGATCGCTGGACTGA
- a CDS encoding ABC transporter permease, whose product MGRYLKILALFWSTAIAAELEYRLNFLLASFSSLGGLAGSLFGLFLFYRTGYRFQGWSWPEAQLVLGIFTLLQGASATLFVPNLNKIVEQVQQGTLDFVLLKPVSSQFWLSTRSLSPWGIPDFLFGLVLIGYAGQQLGLSLLDYLQGILPLACSLVILYSLWFMMGSLSIWFVKIYNVTEVLRGLVEAGRYPISAYPAGFRIFFTFVVPVAFLTTFPAEAALDRRPLFWLSGAAFLAIALLWLSNRFWRFALRFYTSASS is encoded by the coding sequence ATGGGGCGCTACCTAAAAATTCTGGCGCTGTTCTGGAGCACCGCGATCGCGGCGGAACTGGAATACCGTCTCAATTTTCTCCTCGCCAGCTTCAGTAGTTTGGGTGGTTTGGCGGGCAGCTTATTTGGCCTCTTCCTCTTCTATCGTACGGGCTACCGCTTTCAGGGTTGGTCTTGGCCAGAAGCACAGCTCGTATTGGGCATCTTCACGCTCTTGCAAGGCGCTTCGGCCACACTGTTTGTGCCCAACCTCAACAAAATCGTCGAGCAAGTCCAGCAAGGCACCTTAGATTTCGTGCTGCTTAAGCCCGTCAGCTCGCAATTTTGGCTCTCGACCCGCAGCCTTTCGCCTTGGGGCATCCCTGACTTTCTCTTTGGACTGGTGCTGATTGGCTATGCCGGTCAACAGTTGGGGTTGTCGCTGCTCGATTATTTGCAAGGCATTTTGCCGCTGGCCTGTAGCTTGGTGATTCTCTACAGCCTTTGGTTCATGATGGGGTCGCTCAGCATTTGGTTCGTCAAAATCTACAACGTCACCGAGGTTCTGCGCGGGCTGGTGGAAGCGGGACGCTATCCGATCAGTGCCTATCCCGCAGGCTTCCGAATCTTTTTCACCTTCGTTGTGCCGGTTGCCTTTCTCACGACCTTTCCCGCCGAAGCCGCCCTCGATCGCCGCCCGTTATTTTGGCTCTCTGGCGCAGCTTTCCTCGCGATCGCCTTGCTCTGGCTCTCTAATCGCTTTTGGCGCTTTGCCCTGCGCTTCTACACCAGCGCCTCCAGCTAA
- a CDS encoding PspA/IM30 family protein — translation MALFDRIGGAEDPRQAIENAFADIQKALIQLRQAVATANVGKQRLELQIAEVQSQANIWGQHIQRATQHGQQDSVRRAEQEMQSCNITVLRLKRQLTQQTEHIATLNRSLVDAERQVATARAQTNMLKAQADIAAAQSCLQGSVSRLSNNTSMAAFERMEEEILGPQASADLAATDCTSQFQALVNADDIDWSPDSQSLIQRVEIEVIDSELAVLKRELDSL, via the coding sequence ATGGCACTATTCGATCGCATTGGCGGAGCAGAAGATCCTAGACAAGCCATTGAGAATGCTTTCGCAGATATACAGAAAGCACTAATTCAACTCCGGCAAGCAGTGGCTACAGCAAACGTAGGCAAGCAGCGCCTTGAACTGCAAATAGCAGAGGTACAGTCGCAGGCTAATATTTGGGGACAGCACATACAGCGTGCTACACAGCATGGGCAGCAAGACTCGGTGCGACGCGCTGAGCAAGAGATGCAATCCTGCAACATAACAGTGTTGAGGTTGAAGAGACAGTTAACTCAGCAAACTGAGCATATTGCAACACTCAACCGCAGCTTAGTAGACGCTGAAAGGCAAGTCGCCACGGCTAGGGCTCAGACAAACATGTTGAAGGCGCAGGCAGATATCGCTGCTGCTCAATCGTGCCTGCAAGGTTCGGTGAGTCGTCTCAGCAACAATACTTCCATGGCTGCTTTTGAGCGCATGGAGGAAGAAATTCTAGGCCCGCAGGCCAGTGCCGACTTAGCTGCCACTGATTGCACAAGTCAATTTCAAGCTCTCGTCAACGCTGATGACATAGATTGGAGTCCTGACTCTCAGTCATTAATTCAGCGGGTTGAGATTGAAGTGATCGATTCTGAATTAGCAGTCTTGAAGCGCGAACTGGACTCGCTTTAG
- a CDS encoding superoxide dismutase, producing the protein MSYELPALPFDYTALAPYITKETLEFHHDKHHAAYINNYNNAVEDTDLDGQPIEAVIKAIAGDASKAGLFNNAAQAWNHSFYWNSIKPNGGGAPTGALADKIAADFGSFENFVTEFKQAAATQFGSGWAWLVLDNGTLKITKTGNADTPIAHGQTPLLTIDVWEHAYYLDYQNRRPDYISTFVEKLANWDFASANYAAAIA; encoded by the coding sequence GTGTCCTACGAATTGCCAGCATTGCCCTTTGACTACACGGCACTGGCGCCTTACATCACCAAGGAAACGCTGGAGTTCCACCACGATAAGCACCACGCGGCCTACATCAATAACTACAACAACGCCGTCGAAGACACCGACCTCGATGGCCAGCCGATCGAAGCCGTGATCAAAGCGATCGCGGGTGACGCTAGCAAAGCCGGTCTGTTCAACAATGCGGCTCAAGCTTGGAACCACAGCTTTTACTGGAACTCGATCAAGCCCAATGGCGGTGGCGCTCCCACCGGCGCGTTGGCCGACAAAATCGCCGCTGACTTCGGCAGTTTCGAGAACTTCGTGACCGAGTTCAAACAAGCCGCAGCAACCCAGTTCGGCAGCGGCTGGGCTTGGTTGGTGCTGGACAATGGCACCCTCAAAATCACCAAAACCGGCAACGCCGACACCCCGATTGCCCATGGTCAAACCCCGCTACTGACCATCGATGTCTGGGAACACGCTTACTACCTCGACTACCAAAACCGTCGTCCCGACTACATCAGCACCTTCGTTGAGAAGCTGGCGAACTGGGACTTCGCCTCTGCCAACTACGCAGCTGCGATCGCTTAG
- a CDS encoding Rpn family recombination-promoting nuclease/putative transposase: MKTDKLFYAIFATLPDLVTELVEGIPPEAKYRFSAPVVKAQEFRLDGLLEPIEEGSGYPTVFLEAQMQSDRGFYSRYFAELFGYIRQYPEAANWRGLLLIRARSLDLGEESSFTELLQGRVQRLYLEDLIGRSLNSVRLQLLKLLVVPVAAIGETARAVLLSAEDEDAFEQLLELVEAIVASKLPQLEIEEIHQMLGIEVSDLKQTRLYQSAVEEGEKKGRQEGELALVLRQLQRRFENLTEEQEQQIRSLSLEAIEALSLDWLDFETVADLNRWLQKH; the protein is encoded by the coding sequence ATGAAGACAGACAAGCTGTTTTACGCAATTTTTGCGACACTGCCCGATTTGGTGACGGAACTGGTGGAGGGTATTCCGCCCGAGGCAAAGTACCGGTTTTCGGCACCGGTGGTGAAGGCGCAAGAGTTTCGGCTAGATGGATTGCTGGAGCCGATCGAAGAAGGAAGCGGCTATCCAACAGTGTTTTTAGAAGCGCAGATGCAGAGCGATCGCGGCTTTTACAGTCGCTACTTTGCAGAGTTATTTGGTTACATCCGTCAGTATCCCGAGGCAGCCAATTGGAGAGGGCTATTGCTGATCAGGGCGCGATCGCTGGACTTAGGTGAAGAGTCGAGTTTTACGGAACTGCTGCAGGGACGAGTGCAGCGGCTGTATCTAGAGGATTTGATCGGGCGATCGCTGAATTCAGTGCGATTGCAGTTGCTGAAGCTATTGGTCGTACCAGTGGCAGCGATAGGAGAGACGGCGAGAGCGGTGTTGTTGTCAGCAGAGGATGAGGATGCGTTTGAGCAGCTACTCGAACTGGTGGAGGCTATAGTGGCAAGTAAGTTGCCTCAGCTTGAGATTGAGGAGATTCATCAAATGCTCGGTATTGAAGTCTCCGACTTAAAACAAACCCGCCTCTATCAAAGCGCGGTGGAAGAAGGTGAGAAAAAGGGACGCCAAGAAGGTGAGCTGGCTCTGGTCTTGAGGCAGCTGCAGCGGCGATTTGAGAACTTAACGGAAGAGCAGGAGCAGCAGATTCGATCGCTGTCATTGGAGGCGATCGAAGCCTTGAGTCTTGATTGGCTCGACTTTGAGACTGTCGCTGATTTAAATCGCTGGCTCCAAAAACATTAA
- a CDS encoding MFS transporter — protein MLVKTSESRWLVPFQRRQRQCSLVAAGVSSIGSFAGIIAKGWLIQDMTQQPLLLAVNFACLSLPAVFLSPHAGTLTDRIGSESVLKRSQYFLLIGAIFSAIGYVLCNGWVAGQVTALIGGTLIVGIASAYELTSRLKYVGLIVPEATLAGYLAQFSVIFNVAKLIGPPVGGFALTFLHPSWVLSLDALSYLVPIAVVNLVMQPRSLTAAEQPQHRLTMTQAWQGITPQLRSITLFAGVASVIGFFHPAIVPVLAKAYIGPDPLSLGWLTASIAIGSITAGLLQQRFSESVIGRPRQMLILATGVTAIAQVGFALQPNAGIALFLAALIGFGTAGLLAGANIIGQALAPREYRGRVAGLTQIATLGGGGVSSLLAGGLIAQLGLPLAMGLLGVAGLLAALVYGRQSLQTATR, from the coding sequence ATGCTGGTTAAAACCTCAGAGTCGCGCTGGCTCGTGCCTTTCCAACGCCGGCAGCGACAATGCTCTTTGGTGGCAGCGGGCGTTTCTTCCATTGGATCCTTCGCTGGAATCATCGCCAAAGGCTGGCTAATTCAAGACATGACCCAGCAGCCACTCTTGCTGGCCGTCAATTTTGCTTGCCTCAGCCTACCGGCAGTCTTCCTTTCACCCCATGCAGGCACGCTCACCGATCGCATTGGGTCCGAATCCGTCCTCAAGCGATCGCAGTACTTTTTGCTGATTGGGGCCATTTTTTCCGCGATCGGCTACGTCCTTTGCAATGGCTGGGTTGCTGGGCAAGTAACAGCGCTGATCGGCGGCACGCTAATCGTTGGTATTGCCAGCGCCTACGAGCTGACTTCGCGCCTGAAATATGTCGGCCTCATTGTTCCAGAAGCAACCTTGGCAGGCTATCTGGCCCAGTTCTCCGTCATCTTCAATGTCGCCAAGCTGATCGGTCCACCAGTGGGGGGGTTCGCTTTGACCTTCCTCCACCCTTCTTGGGTCTTGAGCCTGGACGCTCTCAGCTACCTGGTGCCAATCGCCGTCGTCAACCTTGTGATGCAACCGCGATCGCTGACAGCAGCCGAGCAGCCGCAGCATCGCCTGACTATGACCCAAGCTTGGCAGGGCATCACCCCACAACTACGCAGCATCACACTGTTTGCAGGCGTGGCATCCGTAATCGGCTTTTTCCATCCTGCGATCGTGCCAGTGCTGGCGAAGGCCTACATCGGCCCCGATCCGCTCTCCTTGGGGTGGCTGACGGCCAGCATTGCGATCGGCAGCATCACCGCCGGTCTACTGCAACAGCGCTTCAGCGAATCGGTTATCGGTCGGCCTCGCCAAATGCTGATTCTGGCAACCGGCGTGACAGCGATCGCGCAGGTCGGCTTTGCCCTCCAGCCCAACGCAGGCATAGCTCTCTTCCTAGCCGCCTTGATTGGCTTTGGAACGGCTGGTCTGCTGGCAGGAGCCAACATCATTGGTCAGGCTCTTGCCCCCCGGGAATATCGCGGGCGCGTCGCGGGTCTGACTCAGATCGCCACCTTGGGGGGGGGCGGTGTCAGCAGTTTGCTAGCAGGCGGCCTAATTGCACAATTAGGACTACCCCTAGCCATGGGACTGCTCGGGGTAGCGGGGCTGCTTGCAGCACTGGTCTACGGGCGTCAATCTCTGCAGACAGCAACCCGCTAA